A window of Lepidochelys kempii isolate rLepKem1 chromosome 1, rLepKem1.hap2, whole genome shotgun sequence contains these coding sequences:
- the RASL11A gene encoding ras-like protein family member 11A: MRPPTMSTNFLLAPILECPSDFFQRRDIKLAVLGAGSVGKSAMIVRFLTKRFIGDYEPNTGNLYSRLVHVEGDQVSIQIQDTPGCIQVQEGFVQVLDSLSRCVKWAEGFLLVYSITDYSSYQSIRPLYQHIRKVHPDSKIPILIVGNKGDLLHARQVQTNEGMQLANELGSVFLEISTSENYYGVCDVFQYLCREVSKLHHSSCGDKRRSSIIPRPKSPNMQDLKRRFKQALTSKVK, translated from the exons ATGCGCCCGCCGACCATGTCCACTAACTTCCTGCTCGCGCCCATCCTGGAGTGCCCCTCGGACTTCTTCCAGCGCCGGGACATCAAACTGGCGGTGCTGGGGGCCGGCAGCGTGGGCAAAAGCG CTATGATTGTTCGATTCCTAACGAAGAGGTTTATTGGAGACTATGAACCCAATAcag GAAACTTATATTCAAGACTTGTTCATGTAGAGGGAGATCAAGTTTCCATACAGATCCAAGACACACCAGGATGTATTCAG GTGCAAGAAGGCTTTGTACAGGTGTTGGACTCTCTTTCCAGATGTGTGAAGTGGGCAGAGGGCTTTCTCTTGGTCTATTCTATCACAGACTACAGTAGCTATCAGTCTATTCGTCCTCTCTATCAGCACATACGCAAAGTCCATCCAGACTCTAAAATTCCCATCCTTATTGTGGGAAACAAAGGGGATCTCCTCCATGCGAGGCAGGTACAGACCAATGAGGGGATGCAGCTGGCTAATGAACTGGGCAGTGTGTTTTTAGAAATCTCCACTAGTGAAAACTACTACGGGGTCTGTGATGTTTTTCAGTATCTTTGCAGGGAAGTTAGCAAACTACACCACAGCAGCTGTGGAGACAAAAGGAGATCGTCCATCATCCCTCGACCCAAGTCTCCTAACATGCAAGATCTAAAGAGACGTTTCAAACAGGCACTAACTTCCAAAGTCAAGTAA